Proteins from a genomic interval of Pseudomonas anuradhapurensis:
- a CDS encoding glycogen/starch/alpha-glucan phosphorylase, with protein MSQEPKARDAEVAEFRAAVLDKLTYAVGKDPEHAFDHDWFEAIALAARDHMVDHWMDHTRQAYRRSQKRVYYLSLEFLIGRLLYDSLSNLGLLDIARDALEGLDVDLERIRLLEPDAALGNGGLGRLAACFMESMSTLGIAAHGYGIRYEHGLFRQAMVDGWQQEQTENWLDFGNPWEFERAEVIYPISFGGSVETVHDTHGQQRQVWWPGETVRAVAYDTPVVGWRGSSVNTLRLWRARALEELHLERFNAGDHLGAVAEVARAESISRVLYPADSTEAGQELRLRQEYFFVSASLQDLLRRHLNMHDNLLNLPDAAAIQLNDTHPSIAVAELMRLLVDQHEIPWDSAWELTVGTLAYTNHTLLPEALETWPVALMERMLPRHMQIIYLINAYHIDALRAKGLHDFDLLRAVSLIEEDNGRRVRMGNLAFLGSHSVNGVSALHSKLMKSTVFAELHKLYPQRINNKTNGITFRRWLYQSNPQLTAMLVEALGPELLDDPEGRLASLVPFADKSGFRKQFAAQRLHSKRALASIIQDRLGVTVNPEALFDVQVKRIHEYKRQLLNLLHTVALYQAMRNDPGTDWVPRVKIFAGKAAASYHQAKLIIKLANDIARVVNNDPTVRGLLKVVFLPNYNVSLAESIIPAADLSEQISTAGYEASGTSNMKFGLNGALTIGTLDGANVEMSERVGADNMFIFGLTAQQVEARRRSGDFGASAAIAASSRLNDVLQAIRSGVFSPDDPSRYSALIDGLVAYDRFLVCADFDAYWDAQRRVEELWHKPQEWWRMAVLNTAQMGWFSSDRTIREYASEIWKALD; from the coding sequence ATGTCCCAGGAACCCAAAGCTCGTGACGCCGAGGTGGCCGAATTTCGCGCCGCTGTACTGGACAAGCTGACCTACGCGGTCGGCAAGGACCCGGAACATGCCTTCGACCACGACTGGTTCGAAGCCATCGCCCTGGCCGCGCGCGATCACATGGTCGATCACTGGATGGACCACACCCGGCAGGCTTATCGCCGTAGCCAGAAGCGGGTCTACTACCTTTCCCTCGAATTTCTCATCGGCCGCCTGCTGTATGACAGCCTCAGCAACCTGGGCCTGCTCGACATCGCTCGCGACGCACTGGAAGGGCTGGACGTGGACCTGGAGCGCATCCGCCTGCTCGAACCCGATGCGGCGCTGGGCAACGGCGGCCTGGGCCGCCTGGCGGCGTGCTTCATGGAGAGCATGTCGACCCTGGGTATTGCCGCCCACGGCTATGGTATCCGCTACGAGCACGGGCTGTTCCGCCAGGCCATGGTCGATGGCTGGCAGCAGGAGCAGACCGAGAACTGGCTGGACTTCGGCAACCCCTGGGAGTTCGAGCGCGCCGAGGTGATCTACCCGATCAGCTTTGGCGGCAGCGTCGAAACGGTGCACGACACCCACGGCCAGCAGCGCCAGGTGTGGTGGCCGGGCGAGACCGTGCGGGCGGTGGCCTACGACACGCCAGTGGTCGGTTGGCGCGGATCCAGCGTCAACACCCTTCGCCTTTGGCGTGCGCGGGCGCTGGAAGAACTGCACCTGGAGCGCTTCAACGCTGGCGACCACCTGGGTGCGGTGGCCGAGGTGGCGAGGGCCGAGAGCATCTCGCGGGTGCTGTATCCGGCCGACAGCACCGAGGCCGGCCAGGAGCTGCGCCTGCGCCAGGAATACTTCTTCGTGTCGGCATCGCTGCAGGACTTGCTACGCCGTCACCTGAACATGCATGACAACCTGCTCAACCTGCCTGACGCGGCGGCCATCCAGCTCAATGACACCCATCCGTCGATTGCCGTGGCCGAGCTGATGCGCCTGCTGGTCGACCAGCATGAAATCCCTTGGGATAGCGCCTGGGAGCTGACGGTGGGCACCTTGGCCTACACCAACCACACCTTGTTGCCCGAAGCTCTGGAAACCTGGCCGGTGGCGCTGATGGAGCGGATGCTGCCGCGGCACATGCAGATCATCTACCTGATCAACGCCTACCACATCGATGCATTACGCGCGAAAGGCCTGCACGACTTCGACTTGCTGCGGGCGGTGTCGCTGATCGAGGAAGACAACGGGCGCCGGGTGCGCATGGGCAACCTGGCATTCCTCGGCTCGCACAGCGTCAACGGCGTGTCGGCGCTGCACAGCAAGCTGATGAAGAGCACGGTGTTCGCCGAGCTACACAAGCTCTACCCGCAACGGATCAACAACAAGACCAATGGCATCACCTTCCGCCGTTGGCTGTACCAGTCCAACCCACAGCTGACGGCCATGCTGGTGGAGGCGTTGGGCCCGGAGCTGCTGGACGACCCGGAAGGGCGCCTGGCCAGCCTGGTACCGTTCGCCGACAAAAGCGGTTTCCGCAAGCAGTTCGCTGCCCAGCGGCTGCACAGCAAACGTGCCCTGGCCAGCATCATCCAGGACCGCCTGGGTGTCACGGTCAACCCCGAGGCGTTGTTCGACGTGCAGGTCAAGCGCATCCACGAATACAAGCGCCAGTTGCTCAACCTGCTGCACACTGTGGCGCTGTACCAGGCCATGCGCAACGACCCGGGCACCGACTGGGTACCGCGGGTCAAGATTTTCGCCGGCAAGGCCGCTGCCAGCTATCACCAGGCCAAGCTGATCATCAAGCTGGCCAACGACATTGCCCGCGTGGTGAACAACGACCCGACGGTGCGTGGCCTGCTCAAGGTGGTGTTCCTGCCCAACTACAACGTCAGCCTGGCCGAAAGCATCATCCCGGCAGCCGACCTTTCCGAGCAGATTTCCACCGCCGGTTACGAAGCGTCCGGTACCAGCAACATGAAGTTCGGCCTGAATGGCGCGCTGACCATCGGCACGCTGGACGGCGCCAATGTGGAAATGAGCGAGCGGGTCGGGGCCGACAACATGTTCATCTTCGGCCTCACCGCGCAGCAGGTGGAAGCGCGGCGGCGCTCCGGTGACTTCGGTGCCAGTGCGGCGATTGCCGCCTCCAGCCGCCTCAACGACGTGCTGCAGGCCATTCGCAGCGGAGTGTTCTCGCCGGATGACCCCTCGCGCTACAGCGCCTTGATCGATGGGCTGGTGGCCTATGACCGCTTCCTGG
- a CDS encoding YkgJ family cysteine cluster protein, whose product MKTTLIAAAEVDRLETWQRYASHMCGGCHSTCCTLPVEVKIKDLIRIGVVDDFEKDEPPKNIAKRLQKEGIIERFNQKSGIFTLTRMSNDDCLYLDRKSRLCTIYDKRPDTCRNHPRIGPRPGYCAYKPKVATR is encoded by the coding sequence ATGAAAACGACCCTGATCGCCGCGGCCGAAGTCGATCGCCTGGAGACCTGGCAGCGCTATGCCAGCCACATGTGTGGCGGCTGCCATTCAACCTGCTGCACCTTGCCAGTAGAGGTGAAGATCAAGGATCTGATCCGTATCGGTGTGGTCGACGACTTCGAAAAAGACGAACCACCCAAGAACATCGCCAAGCGCCTGCAAAAGGAAGGCATCATCGAACGCTTCAACCAGAAATCGGGGATCTTCACCCTGACCCGGATGAGCAACGACGACTGCCTGTACCTAGACCGCAAGAGCCGCCTGTGCACCATCTACGACAAGCGCCCGGACACCTGCCGCAACCACCCGAGAATCGGACCGCGCCCGGGGTATTGTGCCTACAAGCCCAAGGTGGCCACGCGTTGA
- a CDS encoding PhoPQ-activated protein PqaA family protein translates to MKYRFALAIPCLLVSWHASALQDCSSLHPQQVVHCHISNVRQAPLGYALLEQASGPGYRFLRLQMVSQSWAPDPVVAPRRWEHDVELHIPLDVVPGTALLVVNNGVRHGPVQSPDFTREVLRELALEARTAVVMINDVPNQYVTFDDAAKPMREDAAVAHTWAHSLRGAAPELPLHVPMAAAASRVMDLAELELRKQGLVVDRFIITGASKRGWSAWLTALADERVMAIVPSVIDIADTSDMLRGVRKRYGGHWPLALWPYQQAGVLQQLGSPGFERLMAMMDPMQYVNEPGQRLAMPKYLVSASGDDFFAPDPVTDYQQRLPGQTSLRVLPNSDHGGVRQAVLSTLVPAVTRLHNGVPLPSVQVSANMQAGYMDVDFSEPPVTVKVWTASNRHDRDFRYACGVRYQSETLVPAQHFTLQRVPPAEGWQAQFVEATFADGFIATSAVSVLPLTFPDHPPAQQGDACRSFPADAK, encoded by the coding sequence ATGAAGTATCGATTTGCACTGGCTATCCCTTGCCTGCTGGTCAGTTGGCATGCCAGTGCCCTGCAGGACTGCAGCAGCTTGCATCCGCAGCAAGTCGTCCATTGCCACATCAGCAATGTGCGTCAGGCTCCCTTGGGATATGCACTGCTCGAACAGGCTTCCGGGCCTGGCTACAGATTCTTGCGTCTGCAGATGGTCTCCCAGTCATGGGCGCCCGATCCGGTCGTTGCGCCCCGCCGCTGGGAGCACGATGTCGAATTGCACATTCCGCTGGATGTCGTGCCGGGCACGGCTCTGCTGGTGGTGAACAACGGCGTGCGCCATGGGCCGGTGCAGTCACCGGACTTTACGCGCGAAGTGTTGCGAGAGTTGGCCCTTGAGGCGCGTACTGCGGTCGTCATGATCAACGACGTGCCCAACCAGTACGTGACGTTCGATGACGCCGCAAAGCCGATGCGCGAGGACGCCGCCGTGGCCCATACCTGGGCGCATTCGCTACGTGGCGCTGCGCCGGAACTGCCATTGCATGTACCTATGGCCGCTGCGGCAAGCCGGGTGATGGATCTGGCCGAACTGGAGTTGCGAAAGCAAGGGCTTGTGGTCGACCGCTTCATCATCACCGGAGCCTCCAAGCGCGGCTGGAGTGCGTGGCTGACGGCATTGGCCGATGAGCGGGTGATGGCCATCGTACCCAGTGTTATCGATATCGCCGACACGTCGGACATGCTGAGGGGGGTGCGCAAGCGCTATGGTGGCCACTGGCCGTTGGCGTTGTGGCCCTATCAGCAAGCCGGCGTGCTGCAGCAATTGGGCAGCCCAGGTTTCGAGCGGCTGATGGCGATGATGGACCCGATGCAGTACGTGAACGAGCCAGGGCAGCGCCTGGCGATGCCCAAATACCTTGTTTCTGCCAGCGGCGATGATTTCTTCGCTCCGGATCCTGTGACCGATTACCAGCAGCGTTTGCCTGGCCAGACCAGCCTGAGGGTATTGCCGAACTCAGATCATGGCGGGGTGCGTCAGGCGGTGCTCAGCACCTTGGTGCCGGCGGTAACGCGCTTGCACAATGGTGTACCTTTGCCGAGCGTGCAAGTGTCGGCAAACATGCAAGCCGGGTATATGGACGTCGACTTCTCCGAGCCGCCGGTAACGGTGAAGGTATGGACGGCGAGCAACCGTCACGACCGCGATTTCCGCTATGCCTGTGGGGTGCGCTACCAGTCCGAGACACTCGTACCCGCGCAGCACTTCACTCTGCAGCGCGTGCCACCGGCAGAGGGTTGGCAGGCACAATTTGTCGAGGCGACGTTCGCCGACGGCTTCATCGCCACCAGTGCGGTGAGTGTGTTGCCACTGACCTTTCCCGACCATCCGCCGGCTCAGCAGGGAGACGCGTGCAGAAGCTTTCCTGCTGACGCAAAGTAA
- the typA gene encoding translational GTPase TypA, with translation MIENLRNIAIIAHVDHGKTTLVDKLLRQSGTLERNELNDERVMDSNDQEKERGITILAKNTAINWNGYHINIVDTPGHADFGGEVERVMSMVDSVLLLVDAQDGPMPQTRFVTKKAFEAGLKPIVVINKVDRPGARPDWVLDQIFDLFDNLGATDDQLDFQVVYASALNGIAGLDHTAMAEDMTPLYQSIVDNVPAPNVDVDGPFQMQISALDYNSFLGVIGVGRIARGRIKPNTPVVAIDTEGKKRNGRILKLMGHHGLHRVDVEEAQAGDIVCISGFDELFISDTLCDMNHVEAMKPLTVDEPTVSMTFQVNDSPFCGKEGKFVTSRNIKERLDKELLYNVALRVEEGDSADKFKVSGRGELHLSVLIETMRREGFEMAVGRPEVIIREVNGVKQEPYENVTIDIPEESQGKVMEEMGLRKGDLTNMAPDGKGRVRLEYNVPARGLIGFRNQFLTLTNGAGILTSIFDRYDTMKPGQMSGRLNGVLVSIETGKALTYSLETLQARGKLFIEHGQDIYNGQIIGLNSRDNDLGVNPTKGKKLDNMRASGKDEVIALVPPVRHTLEQALEFIQDDELCEVTPKSIRLRKKILDEGERTRAAKKAKA, from the coding sequence GTGATCGAAAATCTGCGTAACATCGCCATCATCGCCCACGTTGACCATGGTAAAACCACCCTGGTCGACAAACTCCTGCGCCAGTCCGGCACCCTGGAGCGTAACGAGCTCAACGACGAGCGCGTGATGGACTCCAACGACCAGGAAAAAGAGCGCGGCATTACCATCCTGGCGAAAAACACCGCCATCAACTGGAACGGCTACCACATCAACATCGTCGACACCCCCGGCCACGCCGACTTCGGTGGCGAGGTTGAGCGTGTAATGTCGATGGTCGACTCGGTGCTGCTGCTGGTCGACGCCCAGGACGGCCCGATGCCGCAAACCCGCTTCGTGACCAAGAAGGCCTTCGAAGCCGGCCTGAAACCGATCGTTGTCATCAACAAGGTCGACCGCCCGGGCGCTCGTCCTGACTGGGTCCTGGACCAGATCTTCGACCTGTTCGACAACCTCGGCGCCACCGACGACCAGCTGGACTTCCAGGTTGTCTACGCCTCGGCCCTGAACGGCATCGCCGGCCTGGACCACACCGCCATGGCCGAAGACATGACCCCGCTGTACCAGTCGATCGTCGACAACGTTCCGGCGCCGAACGTTGACGTCGATGGCCCGTTCCAGATGCAGATTTCCGCTCTGGACTACAACAGCTTCCTCGGTGTTATCGGCGTTGGCCGTATCGCCCGTGGTCGCATCAAGCCGAACACCCCGGTTGTTGCCATCGACACCGAAGGCAAGAAGCGTAACGGCCGTATCCTGAAGCTGATGGGTCACCACGGTCTGCACCGCGTCGACGTCGAAGAAGCCCAGGCCGGCGACATCGTCTGCATCAGCGGTTTCGACGAGCTGTTCATCTCCGACACCCTGTGCGACATGAACCACGTCGAAGCGATGAAGCCGCTGACCGTTGACGAGCCAACCGTTTCGATGACCTTCCAGGTCAACGACTCGCCGTTCTGCGGCAAGGAAGGCAAGTTCGTCACCAGCCGTAACATCAAGGAACGTCTGGACAAGGAGCTGCTGTACAACGTTGCCCTGCGCGTTGAAGAAGGCGACTCGGCTGACAAGTTCAAGGTTTCCGGCCGTGGTGAGCTGCACCTGTCGGTACTGATCGAAACCATGCGTCGTGAAGGCTTCGAGATGGCTGTGGGCCGTCCTGAAGTGATCATCCGCGAGGTGAACGGCGTCAAGCAGGAACCGTACGAGAACGTCACCATCGACATCCCTGAAGAATCGCAGGGCAAGGTCATGGAAGAAATGGGCCTGCGTAAAGGCGACCTGACCAACATGGCACCGGATGGCAAGGGCCGTGTACGTCTGGAGTACAACGTACCTGCTCGTGGTCTGATCGGTTTCCGTAACCAGTTCCTGACCCTGACCAACGGTGCCGGCATCCTGACCTCGATCTTCGATCGCTACGACACCATGAAGCCAGGCCAGATGTCCGGCCGCCTGAACGGTGTGCTGGTTTCGATCGAGACCGGTAAGGCGCTGACCTACTCGCTGGAAACCCTGCAGGCGCGCGGCAAGCTGTTCATCGAGCACGGCCAGGACATCTACAACGGCCAGATCATCGGCCTGAACAGCCGTGACAACGACCTGGGCGTGAACCCGACCAAAGGCAAGAAGCTCGACAACATGCGTGCTTCGGGCAAGGACGAAGTAATCGCCCTGGTGCCGCCGGTTCGCCACACCCTGGAACAGGCCCTGGAATTCATCCAGGACGACGAGCTGTGCGAAGTCACGCCGAAGTCGATCCGCCTGCGCAAGAAGATCCTGGACGAAGGCGAGCGTACCCGCGCAGCCAAGAAAGCCAAGGCTTGA